A window of Streptomyces sp. SAI-127 contains these coding sequences:
- a CDS encoding iron-siderophore ABC transporter substrate-binding protein: protein MLLHRTTLKRSRRRLAAILSAAALGVGLLAGCGSDSSDSNKAGDSTTTAAAGAFPVTVEHAFGTTEVTKAPERVVSVGYTDDQTILAFGIKPVGMVDQYPNPAGKSPDINTQWPWVKDKWGDTKPEVIMANGDSGPNYEKIAALRPDLIIAVYSEIDQAAYDKLSRIAPTVGRTKAEKEPFSAPWQDNALHIAKALGKAEEGEKMVADIQGQLDAAKKAHPEFADQKAVALSWYENSVAPFTSTDVRGRLVTGIGFTYQTEIDKVADGSFYTKLSPERIDLIDVDHIFVINDKADTEALKKFKLFANLDAVKKGKVSYLLDSEGPAVGAAISQGTLLSMPYAIDELVKSAG from the coding sequence ATGCTCCTCCATCGAACGACGCTCAAGAGATCCCGGCGGCGGCTGGCGGCCATCTTGTCCGCCGCGGCCCTTGGCGTCGGCCTCCTCGCGGGATGCGGTTCCGACTCGTCCGACTCGAACAAGGCCGGCGACAGCACCACAACCGCCGCCGCCGGCGCATTCCCGGTCACCGTGGAGCACGCGTTCGGAACCACCGAGGTCACCAAGGCTCCCGAGCGGGTCGTCTCCGTCGGCTACACGGACGACCAGACCATCCTGGCGTTCGGCATCAAGCCGGTCGGCATGGTCGACCAGTACCCGAACCCGGCGGGCAAGTCCCCCGACATCAACACCCAGTGGCCCTGGGTGAAGGACAAGTGGGGCGACACCAAGCCCGAGGTCATCATGGCCAACGGTGACTCCGGCCCCAACTACGAGAAGATCGCCGCCCTTCGGCCCGACCTGATCATCGCGGTCTACTCCGAGATCGACCAGGCCGCCTACGACAAGCTCTCCCGGATCGCCCCGACGGTGGGCCGTACCAAGGCCGAGAAGGAGCCGTTCAGCGCGCCCTGGCAGGACAACGCGCTGCACATCGCCAAGGCGCTCGGCAAGGCCGAGGAGGGCGAGAAGATGGTGGCGGACATCCAGGGCCAACTCGACGCGGCCAAGAAGGCGCACCCCGAGTTCGCCGACCAGAAGGCCGTCGCGCTGTCCTGGTACGAGAACTCCGTGGCGCCGTTCACCTCCACCGACGTGCGCGGACGGCTGGTGACGGGCATCGGCTTCACGTACCAGACCGAGATCGACAAGGTCGCGGACGGCAGCTTCTACACCAAGCTCTCGCCCGAGCGCATCGACCTGATCGACGTCGACCACATCTTCGTCATCAACGACAAGGCGGACACGGAAGCCCTGAAGAAGTTCAAGCTGTTCGCCAATCTGGACGCCGTGAAGAAGGGCAAGGTGTCGTACCTGCTGGACAGTGAGGGCCCGGCGGTCGGCGCGGCCATTTCCCAGGGCACCCTGCTGTCCATGCCGTACGCGATCGACGAGCTCGTCAAGTCGGCCGGGTAG
- a CDS encoding ABC transporter ATP-binding protein, with translation MAAQYITEIESGVRDASRLAARGVTVGYGGRMVINGLDVAIPPGVITTIIGPNGCGKSTLLRTLSRLLKPTRGTVVLDGDDIVKLRTRDVAKKLGLLPQAPVAPEGLTVSDLVARGRHPHQSWLRQWSSDDAAVVERALAMTGVSDLADRPVDSLSGGQRQRVWISMTLAQGTDLLLLDEPTTYLDLAHAIDVLDLVDDLHESGCTVVMVLHDLNLATRYSDNLVVMREGAILAQGHPRDVITAELLHEAFGLRAKVIDDPVGDRPLIVPIGRTHVQLD, from the coding sequence GTGGCCGCTCAGTACATCACCGAGATCGAGTCCGGGGTCCGTGACGCCTCGCGGCTGGCAGCCAGAGGCGTCACGGTCGGGTACGGCGGCCGGATGGTCATCAACGGTCTCGACGTGGCTATCCCGCCCGGGGTGATCACCACGATCATCGGGCCCAACGGCTGCGGGAAGTCCACCCTGTTGCGGACCCTGTCCCGGCTGCTCAAGCCGACCAGGGGAACGGTGGTGCTGGACGGCGACGACATCGTCAAGCTCAGGACCAGGGACGTGGCGAAGAAGCTCGGCCTGCTGCCGCAGGCACCGGTCGCGCCGGAGGGGCTGACGGTGTCCGACCTGGTCGCCAGGGGCCGTCATCCGCACCAGAGTTGGCTGCGGCAGTGGTCGTCGGACGACGCCGCCGTCGTGGAGCGGGCGCTGGCCATGACCGGGGTGTCCGACCTGGCCGACCGTCCGGTCGACTCGCTGTCCGGCGGACAGCGTCAGCGCGTCTGGATCTCGATGACGCTGGCTCAGGGAACCGACCTGCTGCTCCTCGACGAGCCGACCACCTACCTGGACCTGGCCCACGCGATCGACGTGCTCGACCTGGTGGACGACCTGCACGAGTCGGGGTGCACCGTGGTCATGGTGCTGCACGACCTCAATCTGGCCACGCGCTACAGCGACAACCTCGTGGTGATGAGGGAGGGGGCGATCCTGGCGCAGGGGCACCCGCGCGACGTGATCACCGCGGAGTTGCTGCACGAGGCGTTCGGCCTGCGCGCCAAGGTGATCGACGATCCGGTGGGCGACCGGCCGCTCATCGTGCCGATCGGCCGTACACACGTCCAACTGGACTGA